One region of Chryseobacterium sp. C-71 genomic DNA includes:
- a CDS encoding DUF2141 domain-containing protein — MLQKIIGIIFLITINTTLFAQHHFTVEVSDLVPDKGSVYLGLYNKKVGFLKEDIAFANAKVKVAGNKVSYIFKNLPVGEYAVAVYQDVNSNGKCDRNMIGYPTEGFGFSKNYRPKLSAPAFDDVKIAVKQSTKASIALIGN; from the coding sequence ATGTTACAGAAAATAATAGGGATAATATTCTTGATTACCATCAATACAACTCTTTTTGCACAACATCATTTTACGGTGGAAGTATCTGATTTAGTGCCTGATAAAGGCTCTGTCTATCTTGGGCTTTACAATAAGAAGGTTGGTTTTTTGAAGGAAGATATTGCCTTTGCCAATGCTAAAGTAAAGGTTGCGGGAAATAAAGTGAGTTACATATTTAAAAATCTACCTGTCGGAGAATATGCCGTTGCAGTTTACCAAGATGTGAATAGCAACGGAAAATGCGATCGAAATATGATAGGATATCCAACTGAAGGATTTGGGTTTTCCAAAAATTACAGACCCAAACTTTCCGCTCCCGCATTTGATGATGTGAAAATTGCAGTCAAGCAATCCACTAAAGCCAGTATTGCTTTGATTGGGAATTGA
- the bioA gene encoding adenosylmethionine--8-amino-7-oxononanoate transaminase, whose amino-acid sequence MNLQERDRAVNWHPYTQMKTADDIIPIIKGKGVYLFDDKGNRYIDAVSSWWVTLHGHAHPYIAKRVSEQLNTLEQVIFAGFTHEPAIQLSENLLKILPENQQKVFYSDNGSTAVEVALKMCIQHAYNQGKEKTKILAFKNAYHGDTFGAMSVSGRSVWTKPFGEMLFEVIFIDTPTSENLENLKNQIRHHANEIACFIYEPLIQGAAGMLMYDAEDLDELMKFCRGQEILMIQDEVFTGFGRTGKLFAANHLSENPDIMCFSKGLTGGTMPMGITTCSNEIYNAFLSDEKYMTLFHGHSFTANPLACTAALASMELLLNDETQENIRRIFEQHYNFSKILKQYPHVENVRQTGTILAWEIKNDQETSYFNKIGKKLYDDFLSRGIVMRPLGNVMYLVPPYCISAKELNFIYENILEVLNYD is encoded by the coding sequence ATGAATTTACAAGAACGCGACAGAGCTGTCAATTGGCATCCTTATACCCAAATGAAAACAGCGGATGATATTATTCCCATTATTAAAGGAAAAGGAGTTTATCTTTTTGACGATAAAGGGAACAGGTATATTGATGCCGTTTCTTCATGGTGGGTAACACTGCATGGTCATGCGCATCCTTATATTGCAAAGAGGGTTTCTGAACAATTGAATACCTTGGAACAGGTTATTTTTGCAGGTTTTACGCATGAACCGGCCATACAACTCTCTGAAAATTTATTAAAAATTTTACCCGAAAATCAACAAAAAGTTTTCTATTCTGACAACGGCTCAACAGCGGTGGAAGTTGCTTTGAAAATGTGTATTCAACACGCCTATAATCAGGGAAAAGAAAAGACAAAGATTTTAGCTTTTAAAAATGCTTATCATGGTGATACTTTCGGGGCAATGTCTGTGAGCGGAAGAAGTGTATGGACAAAACCTTTCGGAGAAATGCTCTTTGAAGTTATTTTCATAGATACTCCGACTTCTGAAAATCTGGAGAATTTAAAAAATCAAATCCGACATCACGCAAATGAAATTGCATGTTTTATTTATGAGCCACTTATCCAAGGCGCAGCGGGAATGTTGATGTACGATGCTGAAGATTTGGATGAATTAATGAAATTCTGTCGTGGACAAGAAATTTTAATGATTCAGGATGAAGTTTTTACAGGTTTTGGACGAACAGGAAAGCTTTTTGCAGCCAATCATCTTTCGGAAAATCCTGATATAATGTGTTTTTCAAAAGGTTTAACAGGCGGTACGATGCCAATGGGAATAACAACCTGTTCGAATGAAATTTATAATGCTTTTTTATCAGATGAAAAATATATGACATTGTTTCACGGACATTCTTTCACTGCAAATCCGTTAGCTTGCACGGCGGCTTTGGCAAGTATGGAGTTGTTATTAAATGATGAAACGCAAGAAAATATTCGGAGAATTTTTGAACAGCATTATAACTTTTCAAAAATATTAAAACAATATCCACACGTTGAAAATGTCCGACAGACAGGAACTATTTTGGCCTGGGAAATTAAAAATGATCAAGAAACCTCTTATTTTAATAAAATTGGAAAAAAACTGTACGATGACTTTCTATCACGGGGAATCGTTATGCGTCCATTAGGAAATGTAATGTATCTGGTGCCACCTTACTGTATCTCTGCAAAAGAATTGAATTTTATTTATGAAAATATTTTAGAAGTATTGAATTACGATTAA
- a CDS encoding GEVED domain-containing protein: MNKFLLTITFFLAFIAEISAQCAAVPVPFSESFSAGVLPNCWISQNPTTTSTSTYVKWRFSGAAGYGSTGNGGRPAGTFAWVDASSPYANEHTVELLTPQINLTGLTNPYVKFEWFKNHLTSLTGTVPNYEHNQLKLEINSGAGWIQIWASNTNDPEWRTVGVPLAATYVGATVQLKFTVDKDVAGNGYFYDDVLLDEIQVIQAPTCFEPTTLPVTNVTPSSGTINWTAPLAPAPAPANGYEYYYSPTNTPPVAATVGTATPGLTAGISPLISGTTYYWWVRSVCSATDKSPWVAGTPFTPGQIGGGTATHAYLPVYSCSAFNYSQQIYTASEVTGAVGTNTYITSIKFYVSTTGTTQANYNQWVVYMGNTAQTDFATTTSWVPSSSLTQVYTGTLPAMTAGTWVTIPLSTPFLWDGTSNVVIAVDENVTGTSCTANWGSYSAGTNKGMLYYNTTTNPNPATPPTATSRYSVIPIIQMVGTSLVPCTNTPPTNIAMSNVSATSANVSWTPAAGATYVLRYRSLPGGTWTTVNLTTPLTNTYTIDGLLEFTQYEVEIETVCNGSPAGAFSTPVTFTTPGVSWCPHAAQYTSATYGWISNVTVNPVGSTSLNNTSAQSQYTDYSTNPALNLTLVRGTQNNLISVGKTWPGTQYANYTNVWIDFDRDGIFDTSELIYSSGASTSSPVSGTFNVPTVTYNGTNATRMRVVVSYAAAAGACSGNTYGEVEDYAVRFIDPVPCTSAAPTNLTATNLTPVSAVLSWMPAQGATSYIVQWRAVTTPASVWIPVTPNPTVSTHTLTGLNEQVQYEFRVAYICNGVQGNFSVPVQFTTPAISWCPHAAQYTSATYGWISNVNVNPVGSTILNNTSAQSQYTDYSANLALELTLVRNTQNNSISIGKTWSGTQYANYTNVWIDFDRNGIFETSELIYTSGSNASSPVSGTFNVPAVTYNGPNATRMRVVVSYAAAAGACSGNTYGEVEDYAVKFIDLQPCSTTAPVPTVSNMTSSTAYVSWIPTANATYRIRWRQGTTGVWQLQPLGYVELAAGQSFYNITNLLEQTAYQVQIQAKCGTTWGAFGASVNFTTPSLTYCNMIGTGINDYISNVKVTPVNFPLMDNTSLQTNYISYTTPATLINLEVGSTGNQLSVSKAWEGTTYADAVYAWIDWNRDGVFADSERIMTSASSTTSPVTATFDVPSAGIYTGAYTTTMRVALKRGSAPVICVDPVNGEVEDYAVKLRPCSNNTPTNLNINPVTHNSATVNWTPAANNNAFVLEYRAVTTPASNWTVINASVLGGNPPVQLTGLTPATTYEVRVAAVCGSGGAGSYTPVQTFTTRCDPTPPNVTVTNITSTSAVVTWNPLVPNATYIIRYRPVGTATWITPTAPLPPANSYTITGLTSFVMYEVQVANICAGETVPNPWSNPQVFTTVRVCEIPPPGLTITILTPTSAEVVWDAYTGAGATGSYVLRYRKVGIPSWTNISVNVNTYTITGLLELTKYEMQVANVCSGTPGNFTPLYYFTTPTVVYCQMASANSATEFISKVTTKPTGKPEMINESLGSNYTDYTGDPMKHIELVQGSTGNQLIIDKTLSNDGKAGVAVWIDFDRNGYFDLHERILADGPNANPTASATFNVPADAFVSMTNYKYVVMRVAMQKDGIPVNCLNFPNGEVEDYTVRISKVPVANSLNQDEILIYPNPVSTILNVKNISAKANYKIYSASGRLVSSGLIVNNAIDVSSLINGLYIIDIEDVKGTVKKKFIKE; this comes from the coding sequence ATGAATAAATTTTTACTGACTATAACCTTTTTCTTAGCCTTTATAGCTGAAATTTCAGCGCAATGCGCTGCGGTTCCGGTACCTTTTTCAGAATCATTCAGTGCCGGTGTGTTACCCAATTGCTGGATAAGCCAAAACCCAACCACTACATCAACAAGTACGTATGTCAAATGGAGATTTTCGGGAGCGGCAGGATATGGTTCTACAGGAAATGGTGGACGACCTGCAGGAACATTTGCATGGGTAGACGCAAGTTCGCCTTACGCCAACGAACATACTGTAGAATTGCTTACTCCTCAAATAAACCTTACAGGATTGACAAATCCGTATGTAAAGTTTGAATGGTTTAAAAATCATTTAACATCACTTACCGGAACTGTTCCCAATTATGAACACAATCAGCTGAAGCTTGAGATAAATAGTGGAGCAGGATGGATACAGATTTGGGCAAGCAATACAAACGATCCTGAATGGAGAACGGTTGGTGTTCCTTTGGCTGCAACATATGTGGGAGCAACAGTTCAGCTTAAATTCACTGTTGATAAAGATGTAGCCGGGAACGGATATTTCTACGATGATGTTTTATTAGATGAGATCCAGGTGATCCAGGCTCCGACCTGCTTTGAGCCGACAACTCTTCCGGTGACGAATGTTACTCCTAGTTCAGGAACAATCAATTGGACTGCACCTTTAGCTCCAGCTCCGGCTCCTGCAAACGGATATGAGTATTATTATTCTCCTACCAATACTCCTCCAGTTGCTGCTACCGTTGGAACAGCAACTCCAGGATTGACAGCTGGCATATCGCCATTGATTTCGGGAACTACGTATTATTGGTGGGTAAGATCGGTTTGTTCAGCTACTGATAAATCTCCCTGGGTTGCAGGTACTCCTTTTACACCGGGTCAGATTGGTGGCGGAACTGCCACGCATGCTTACTTGCCTGTTTATTCTTGTTCAGCATTTAATTATTCTCAGCAAATCTATACTGCTTCAGAAGTTACAGGGGCTGTGGGGACTAATACTTATATTACTTCTATTAAATTCTATGTTTCTACGACTGGAACTACACAGGCAAACTACAATCAATGGGTAGTTTATATGGGAAATACGGCTCAGACTGATTTTGCAACAACTACAAGTTGGGTTCCTTCTTCATCTTTAACGCAGGTTTATACCGGTACTTTACCGGCAATGACTGCGGGAACTTGGGTTACAATTCCGTTGAGTACACCTTTCCTTTGGGATGGAACAAGCAATGTGGTAATCGCTGTAGATGAAAATGTTACAGGAACTTCATGTACTGCCAATTGGGGTAGCTATTCTGCAGGAACGAATAAAGGAATGTTGTACTATAATACAACCACAAATCCTAATCCTGCAACTCCGCCTACAGCTACAAGCAGATATTCTGTAATTCCAATTATCCAGATGGTAGGAACATCTTTGGTGCCTTGTACAAATACTCCTCCTACCAATATTGCAATGAGTAATGTATCGGCAACTTCTGCGAATGTTTCGTGGACACCTGCTGCCGGAGCCACATATGTTTTAAGATACAGATCGCTTCCCGGTGGAACCTGGACCACAGTCAACCTTACAACACCTTTGACAAACACCTATACTATAGATGGTTTATTGGAATTTACTCAGTATGAAGTTGAAATAGAGACTGTTTGTAATGGAAGTCCTGCAGGAGCATTTTCTACTCCTGTCACCTTTACAACACCCGGAGTTTCATGGTGCCCTCATGCTGCACAATATACCAGTGCAACATATGGATGGATATCTAATGTAACAGTAAATCCTGTAGGATCTACCTCATTAAACAATACATCTGCGCAATCTCAGTATACTGATTATTCTACAAATCCTGCTTTGAATCTTACTCTTGTAAGAGGTACTCAAAATAACTTGATTTCTGTAGGAAAAACATGGCCGGGAACTCAATATGCAAATTACACCAATGTTTGGATTGATTTTGACAGAGACGGTATTTTCGATACAAGCGAATTGATATACAGCAGCGGAGCCAGCACTTCATCACCTGTTTCGGGAACATTCAATGTTCCGACAGTAACCTATAATGGTACTAATGCAACAAGAATGAGAGTTGTGGTTTCCTACGCAGCTGCCGCTGGTGCATGTTCCGGAAACACCTATGGAGAAGTTGAAGATTATGCTGTCAGATTTATTGATCCTGTACCTTGTACAAGTGCTGCACCTACCAATTTAACGGCGACAAATCTTACTCCTGTGAGTGCTGTTTTATCATGGATGCCTGCACAGGGAGCAACATCTTATATTGTACAATGGAGAGCCGTAACTACTCCTGCTTCAGTTTGGATTCCGGTAACGCCAAATCCTACAGTGAGTACTCATACGCTTACAGGCTTAAATGAGCAAGTTCAATACGAGTTTAGAGTAGCTTATATTTGTAATGGTGTGCAAGGTAACTTTTCGGTGCCTGTACAGTTTACAACACCTGCAATTTCTTGGTGTCCTCATGCTGCACAATATACGAGTGCAACATATGGATGGATATCTAATGTCAATGTAAACCCCGTAGGATCTACAATATTAAATAATACTTCTGCACAATCTCAGTACACTGATTACTCTGCCAATCTGGCTTTGGAGCTTACCCTTGTAAGAAATACTCAAAACAACTCTATTTCTATTGGGAAAACGTGGTCAGGTACTCAATATGCAAATTATACTAATGTATGGATTGATTTTGACAGAAATGGAATTTTCGAAACCAGTGAGCTGATATATACCAGCGGCTCTAATGCTTCATCACCTGTCTCAGGAACGTTCAATGTTCCGGCTGTAACTTATAATGGTCCTAATGCGACAAGAATGAGAGTTGTAGTTTCCTATGCAGCCGCTGCTGGTGCGTGTTCTGGAAATACATACGGAGAAGTTGAAGATTATGCAGTTAAGTTTATCGATTTGCAGCCATGTAGTACAACGGCTCCGGTGCCTACAGTCTCTAATATGACCTCTTCCACAGCGTATGTATCTTGGATACCTACTGCTAATGCTACCTACAGAATCAGATGGAGACAAGGAACTACAGGAGTTTGGCAGTTGCAGCCTTTAGGTTATGTAGAACTGGCTGCCGGACAAAGTTTTTATAATATTACTAATCTTTTAGAGCAGACAGCCTATCAGGTACAGATTCAGGCAAAATGTGGAACTACCTGGGGTGCTTTCGGTGCTTCAGTGAATTTTACAACTCCTTCATTGACATATTGTAATATGATAGGAACGGGAATTAACGATTACATTTCTAATGTGAAAGTAACACCGGTGAATTTTCCTTTAATGGATAATACATCTCTTCAGACTAATTATATCAGCTATACCACTCCGGCCACATTAATTAATTTAGAAGTGGGATCTACGGGAAACCAGCTTTCGGTTTCTAAAGCTTGGGAGGGTACTACTTATGCCGATGCTGTTTATGCATGGATTGATTGGAATAGAGACGGTGTATTTGCAGATTCTGAAAGAATAATGACTTCAGCATCAAGTACAACTAGCCCTGTAACGGCCACATTTGATGTTCCATCAGCAGGAATCTATACAGGGGCTTATACAACTACCATGAGAGTTGCTTTGAAACGTGGAAGTGCTCCGGTAATCTGTGTTGACCCTGTAAATGGTGAAGTGGAAGATTACGCTGTAAAATTGAGACCTTGTAGTAATAATACCCCAACCAATTTAAATATTAATCCTGTCACTCATAATTCAGCTACGGTTAACTGGACGCCAGCAGCAAATAACAATGCTTTTGTTCTGGAATACAGAGCGGTGACAACACCTGCTTCCAATTGGACGGTTATCAATGCATCAGTTCTTGGAGGTAATCCTCCGGTACAGCTTACAGGATTAACTCCGGCTACAACTTACGAAGTAAGAGTGGCTGCGGTCTGTGGTAGTGGAGGTGCTGGTAGCTATACACCAGTACAAACATTCACAACAAGATGTGATCCTACACCTCCGAATGTAACGGTAACAAACATAACTTCAACATCAGCAGTTGTAACGTGGAATCCATTGGTTCCTAATGCGACTTACATCATCAGATACAGACCGGTAGGTACTGCAACATGGATTACGCCTACAGCACCTCTTCCACCAGCTAACTCTTACACTATTACGGGATTGACATCTTTTGTAATGTATGAAGTACAGGTAGCAAATATCTGTGCTGGTGAAACGGTTCCAAACCCATGGTCAAATCCTCAGGTATTTACAACAGTAAGAGTTTGTGAAATACCTCCTCCGGGATTAACAATTACTATATTAACGCCAACAAGTGCAGAGGTAGTTTGGGATGCCTATACCGGGGCAGGAGCAACAGGAAGTTATGTTTTAAGATATAGAAAAGTAGGTATTCCTAGCTGGACGAATATTTCGGTGAATGTCAATACATATACAATTACAGGTCTGTTAGAATTGACCAAATATGAAATGCAGGTTGCAAATGTTTGTAGCGGAACACCGGGTAATTTTACCCCGCTCTACTATTTTACAACACCTACAGTTGTGTATTGTCAAATGGCATCTGCTAATTCAGCAACAGAGTTTATCTCTAAAGTTACCACAAAACCTACAGGTAAACCTGAAATGATCAACGAATCTTTGGGATCTAACTACACAGATTATACAGGTGACCCAATGAAACATATTGAGCTGGTGCAGGGTTCTACAGGAAATCAATTAATTATTGATAAAACATTAAGCAACGATGGCAAAGCAGGGGTAGCAGTCTGGATTGACTTCGACAGAAATGGATATTTTGATCTTCATGAAAGAATTCTCGCTGACGGCCCAAATGCAAATCCAACGGCGAGCGCAACATTCAATGTTCCTGCAGATGCGTTTGTAAGCATGACAAATTACAAATATGTAGTAATGAGAGTAGCGATGCAAAAAGATGGAATCCCGGTGAATTGTCTGAATTTTCCTAACGGTGAGGTAGAAGATTATACCGTGAGAATTTCTAAGGTGCCAGTTGCCAATTCGTTAAATCAGGATGAAATTCTAATCTACCCTAATCCGGTAAGTACTATCTTAAATGTTAAAAACATTAGTGCAAAAGCTAATTATAAAATTTACAGTGCTTCCGGAAGATTGGTGTCATCGGGTCTGATTGTAAATAACGCAATTGACGTAAGCAGTCTGATAAACGGATTGTACATCATCGATATAGAAGATGTAAAAGGTACGGTGAAGAAGAAATTTATTAAAGAATAA
- a CDS encoding cold-shock protein, translating into MQQGTVKFFNETKGFGFITPSTGGQDVFVHTSGLVDNIRENDVVTFDLQNGNKGVNAVNVKIA; encoded by the coding sequence ATGCAACAAGGAACAGTAAAATTCTTTAACGAAACTAAAGGATTTGGTTTTATTACTCCATCTACAGGTGGTCAAGACGTTTTCGTACATACTTCAGGTTTGGTAGATAACATTCGTGAAAATGATGTCGTAACATTCGATTTACAAAATGGAAACAAAGGTGTTAATGCAGTTAACGTTAAAATAGCGTAA
- the bioB gene encoding biotin synthase BioB has protein sequence MDKTKLKNNWTKGEIEEIYNLPLLELIYKAATVHREWHNPEEVQMSTLLSIKTGGCTEDCSYCGQAARYHTNIKVQALLPTEKVIEHAQKAKDSGSSRFCMAAAWREVRNNRDFDRVIDMVKGVNDLGLEVCCTLGMLTEEQAIRLQEAGLYAYNHNLDTSEQYYEEIISTRTFDNRINTINNVRKAGITVCSGGIIGLGETHTDRISMLLTLATMPKHPESVPINALARVAGTPLENNEKTDTWEMVRMIATARIVMPSSMVRLSAGRIEMTEFEQGWCFMAGANSIFTGERETLLVTPNPGVSEDMQMLQTLGLKPMKRQAEKVMDHFETWKTNA, from the coding sequence ATGGATAAAACAAAATTGAAAAATAATTGGACAAAAGGAGAAATAGAAGAGATTTACAATTTACCACTACTCGAACTTATTTATAAGGCAGCCACCGTTCATCGTGAATGGCATAATCCTGAAGAAGTTCAGATGTCAACATTACTTTCAATAAAAACAGGTGGTTGTACAGAAGATTGTTCGTATTGCGGACAGGCGGCTCGCTATCATACCAATATCAAAGTCCAGGCTTTGCTTCCAACAGAAAAAGTCATCGAGCATGCCCAAAAAGCAAAAGACAGCGGCTCATCACGTTTCTGTATGGCTGCAGCATGGAGAGAGGTGAGAAATAACCGTGATTTTGACCGGGTGATTGATATGGTGAAAGGGGTCAATGATCTCGGACTTGAAGTTTGCTGTACCCTTGGAATGTTAACGGAAGAACAGGCGATCCGCCTTCAGGAGGCAGGTTTGTATGCCTATAATCACAATCTTGACACTTCGGAACAATATTATGAAGAAATTATTTCTACGAGAACTTTTGACAACAGAATTAACACCATAAATAACGTTAGAAAAGCGGGAATTACCGTTTGTTCAGGAGGAATTATTGGTTTGGGGGAAACGCATACGGACAGAATATCCATGCTGCTCACCTTAGCAACCATGCCTAAACATCCGGAATCTGTTCCCATCAATGCATTGGCACGAGTAGCCGGAACTCCGCTTGAAAATAATGAAAAAACAGATACGTGGGAAATGGTGAGAATGATTGCTACCGCAAGAATTGTAATGCCTTCATCAATGGTTCGTCTGAGTGCAGGAAGAATTGAAATGACAGAATTTGAGCAGGGTTGGTGTTTTATGGCCGGAGCAAATTCAATCTTTACAGGAGAAAGAGAAACTTTATTGGTGACACCCAACCCTGGAGTTTCCGAAGATATGCAAATGCTGCAAACTTTAGGATTAAAACCGATGAAAAGACAAGCAGAAAAAGTGATGGATCACTTTGAAACCTGGAAAACTAACGCCTAG
- a CDS encoding TetR/AcrR family transcriptional regulator, producing the protein MELRKDRRVQYTKKVLREALFDLLKDKELSQISITELCKTADVNRNSFYRHYTIPMDILLELEEEVFEKLSAVLRKSYKMDEVILLSCQLLENDKEMSKIVFSKGDGSGILSRILTNVRNHFPVENQIELTPETQPFLEMAYQFGEKGSIAVIKNWIENDFAQPAESVAQMISYLVNKLNKL; encoded by the coding sequence ATGGAATTAAGAAAAGACCGACGTGTACAGTATACCAAGAAAGTACTTCGAGAGGCATTGTTTGACTTATTGAAGGACAAAGAACTGAGCCAAATCTCCATAACGGAATTATGTAAAACAGCAGATGTCAATAGAAATTCATTTTATCGACATTATACAATTCCAATGGATATATTGCTGGAGCTGGAAGAAGAAGTTTTTGAAAAATTATCGGCCGTGCTACGTAAAAGCTATAAAATGGACGAGGTGATATTGCTGAGCTGCCAACTGCTGGAAAATGACAAAGAGATGAGTAAAATAGTTTTCAGCAAAGGTGACGGAAGCGGAATTTTATCTCGCATCCTGACCAATGTTAGAAATCATTTTCCGGTTGAAAATCAAATCGAACTCACCCCGGAAACACAACCTTTTCTGGAAATGGCCTATCAATTCGGTGAAAAAGGAAGCATTGCTGTCATCAAAAACTGGATTGAAAATGATTTTGCCCAACCTGCTGAAAGTGTCGCACAGATGATTAGTTATCTGGTCAATAAACTCAATAAATTATAG
- a CDS encoding NAD(P)-dependent oxidoreductase: protein MKDTIVTTKKRILLTGASGTVGFETLKHLMKNPNYEITVFDVKTRKSVKKLAPFRNRVEIVYGDICSASEMEKASQNKDVAIHLAAIIPPFADVNPELAYKVNVQGTANLIHALEEKSPQCYLLFSSSISVYGDRINNPEISVNDPLKPSPGDQYGETKVLCEQAIVKSNLSWSIFRLAAIMGNHKISKLMFHMPLDTPMEICTPEDTGRAFANAIAFQDQLENRIFNLGGGEDCVISYRSFLVKMFDAFGLGKANFPEKAFAEKNFHCGILFDGDQLEEIIRFRRQNLADYFEMVHQQVNPFQKKITILFRNFIKRWLLSKSEPYQAYRNGNEEEMEHFFNKNEKKVIEPVYQ, encoded by the coding sequence ATGAAAGATACAATTGTTACTACAAAAAAGAGAATTCTTCTCACTGGTGCGTCGGGAACGGTTGGTTTTGAAACTTTGAAGCATTTGATGAAAAATCCCAATTATGAAATTACCGTTTTTGATGTGAAAACTCGAAAATCCGTTAAAAAATTAGCTCCTTTTCGTAACCGTGTGGAGATTGTTTATGGTGATATCTGTAGTGCTTCTGAGATGGAAAAAGCGAGTCAAAATAAGGACGTTGCCATTCATTTGGCGGCAATTATTCCGCCCTTTGCAGATGTAAATCCCGAATTGGCTTACAAAGTCAATGTGCAGGGAACAGCAAATCTCATTCACGCTTTGGAAGAAAAATCACCTCAATGTTATTTGCTCTTCAGCTCAAGTATTTCGGTGTATGGGGATCGTATTAATAACCCCGAAATCTCTGTGAATGACCCATTGAAACCTAGCCCGGGTGATCAATATGGTGAAACTAAGGTATTGTGTGAGCAGGCAATCGTAAAATCAAATTTATCTTGGTCTATTTTTCGTTTGGCTGCCATTATGGGTAATCATAAAATCTCAAAACTGATGTTTCATATGCCGCTCGATACGCCGATGGAAATCTGTACACCTGAAGATACGGGACGGGCTTTTGCTAATGCAATTGCTTTTCAAGACCAGCTTGAAAACCGGATTTTTAATTTAGGTGGAGGAGAAGACTGCGTTATCTCTTACCGCTCCTTCCTTGTGAAAATGTTTGATGCATTTGGACTTGGTAAAGCCAATTTTCCTGAAAAAGCGTTTGCGGAGAAGAATTTTCATTGTGGAATACTATTTGACGGTGATCAACTAGAGGAAATCATCCGTTTTCGTCGACAGAATTTAGCCGATTATTTCGAGATGGTTCATCAACAGGTAAATCCTTTTCAGAAAAAAATAACCATTCTTTTTAGAAACTTTATTAAACGCTGGTTGCTTTCAAAATCGGAACCTTATCAGGCTTACCGAAACGGGAATGAAGAAGAAATGGAACATTTTTTTAACAAAAATGAAAAAAAAGTTATAGAACCGGTTTATCAATAA